The genomic region CATGGGTAACTGTGCCGAAAATACTGCTAAAAAACTCAATATCACTCGCCAACAACAAGATGAATATGCTATCAGCAGTTACAAACGCAGTGCAGCAGcttatgataaaaatgtatttaaagatGAACTCGTACCTGTCAATGTACCTCAAAAAAAAGGCAAACCAGATGTTATTTTCACTGCGGATGAAGAATATAAAAgagtcaactttgagaagtttgGCAAATTAAACACAGTTTTCCAAGTAAAGTAATGCTttgatttattcatatttataaatttttgtctaaCATATACTGTATACATAGTATATGGCAACAGGTGGGAGAAAATTTACAAGTGATTCTaagtaataaaatgaaaatcaaaattaaccAAATTGCAATTAAGGCTtccgttttataaatatttaaatattcacataaaaaatgTCTAAAGTCTAAAGCACACGAACAtgattaaaaacaaaatctcaattagaattttgttattcttgattCGTGTGTTTATCATCTCAAATTGCTTCTCAAAATTTCTCCCATCTATTACTAAACACCTGTATAGTTtctgtatacatatttttatttgtatatatacagaAAGAGAATGGTACGGTGACAGCTGGAAATGCGTCCACTCTAAATGATGGTGCTGCTGCTTTAATCTTAATGACCAGTGACGCTGCTCGAAAACTGAATTTAAAGCCTCTGGCTAGAGTTGTCGCTTTTCAGGACGCGGCAACTGATCCTATCGATTTTCCGATCGCCCCGGCTTTTGCTGTTTCACCGGTAAGTTGTTTATTGATATATGATCGATTGGAGACTTTTTGAAGATTTTTAGTAacaatactataaatttttatttatacactttTAGTTGCTTCAAAATGCTGGAGTTAATAAAAACGATATAGCTCTGTGGGAGATTAATGAAGCATTCAGCGTGGTAGTTGTAGCAAATCAAAAATTACTCGACATCGATCCCGCCAAAGTAAACGTTCATGGTGGTGCCGTTTCGCTTGGACATCCCATAGGGTaggttattttaatatacatatatatttcattgttttactttaaacacaTTATGAAATTGATACAAATCTTACAGCATGTCAGGAGCACGTATCGTAGCACACTTAGTGCACGCTCTCAAAGCTGGAGAAAAAGGCGTTGCATCGATTTGCAACGGAGGCGGCGGTGCGTCATCAATCTTGATTGAGAAATTGTAAGTTCGCAAATCATTACAATTGCCATTTCAGTTTGCACAAACTGGACGATCTAACTACTATCATCAATGATATAAATCGTGTATAAAATagcaattatttttctattacaaaattgtatagtgttaaaaaaacaatattatagataaaaagcttcatagcttttttttatttaagtaagattattgtataataatagcgttttacatttttctatgatatatatgtaatgtatgttatataaaatgacTTTCAATTAACATATGAAAGTACacattttaatgaagaaaatatatcttttactgTATACTTTTACTATACATTTTATTACTGCTCAAAGTATATATCTCGTCCAAGGTAGTAAGCTGACGTAAAACGATATTTTGACATCACAATGACCTAATTTGTTACCTGAGGTCGCGCTATATTGTTGTGATAatataatacagaaataaatcttttttcaatcAGCAGTTTGATAAGTTTGACTGATTTTTACCTTGAATTGTAATGTGTAAAGAGATCTCTCAAAAGTGGAAGCATTGTATGATTTTTAGGTGTCACCCGATATCTTCCCCAccaaaattaacattatacaCAAAAAGCCCGTGTCCACTTTgcgacattttaaaaaacgagCTGCGTTTACGTTTTGCCGGTCAATATCAATTGGAAGAAATCGACATCACTGCACAAGAAAACGAACGGTATttcaaattgtataaatatgatatacCAGTCCTCTTTTTAGAAGGTCAGTATCTGTGCAAACATCGGTTAGACGCCAACTTGTTAGAAAGGAGACTTAATGAATTGGTTTCAAGGAAAGATAAATGTACACATTAACAAGACGCTAACGTTCGTCTAACGTTCGTATCATTGTCATAAAcgttcaaatttattaattgtacacacgtatatgtgtatgtgtatcaattttattatattgtatatatgtataaaaattacgtgttttttttatagaatacataattttgaagacatttgaaataagaattatattCATAGTAAAGGTTCATGTCTATGGTTGCACCTGAGCTGATAGGTCAGGTGATTGTTCGCAAAGGACATCACTGGACCCGAGATTCGACCAATCTCGATGCTTCCACGTCCGCCTTCGCatccgttctctctctctctctctctccccccctcctctctgTTCAACGCAACGTTTTGTCTTCTTTATCTTCCTTTTGCAACCAGAAGGCAACACGATTCTGTTgacgattattatattattattccaaataaataagtaatgggatattaattatttgacaagTCCTGATGTTTCAAAATTGTATCAAATCGAGCGATGTTCCTGaatatttaaatgcaatattgaaaaatcgaTGTAATCTTGATAAATTTGAATTCTAATGAATGTATATGTAAAACTATACTAATTGTTGCAATGATAGAATTGTAATGGtgaaagatacatttttttccatACATGAAAGAAAGTACAAGAATGATTTAAATTTCTACGGAAGTAACACTCCCCCTCtcgctttttctctttttctctcgttgATCTTTTCAATCACTCACATGTAtcaattaaattctattttccGGCAGATTGATGCTCGTATTATAATACATTGTAtcataatgcatttttaaatatcgatTGATATCTAGCAATAAGCGTCACGAGGGTCAACGATATTGCCGGAGCAATCTCGGATCTGTCTCGATGTTTGCGTTCGTTCGCCTTACCTGTTTCTTTCGTTCCAACCCTCTCTCCCTCATTCCCTCGTTTCTCCTTCACCGtgtcactcacacacacacacacacacacacacacacactctctctctctctctttttctcacgCGATAAACCAGACtcgttctttctttctctctctctatgtcTCCCCTTCCGCCGcggcgcgcgtgcgtgcgtgtgggtGCGTGCAGCTCGCCGACGGCGGTTGAATTGGTGAACGGACGTACGCGGACTCGCAGTCCGTtgctcgcgctcgcgcgtcGGCAGCTCCGTTCTTCATCAGTGCGTACGTGCCTTACGCAGGCACCGTGAAGCACTCGTTTTAAAATCTATAGAGCGGTTACGTGTGGCACGCGCTCCTTGCGACAGCGGGAAAAGGGGGGAAAAAAGAGTAGAAAGATTGACGGATAAGAagggaggaagaaaaagaaagaaaaagagaacgaAGCAAGGGGAGGAAAACTTGAT from Solenopsis invicta isolate M01_SB chromosome 7, UNIL_Sinv_3.0, whole genome shotgun sequence harbors:
- the LOC105196921 gene encoding acetyl-CoA acetyltransferase, mitochondrial — encoded protein: MATITKLAKMNFMSKRFYSSKVKLNDVVIVSAVRTPMGSFLGSLSSMSATKLGAIAVQAAIERAGIAKEQVKEVFMGNVCQGFLGQAPARQAALFAGLPKSTICTTVNKVCASGMKSVMLASQSLQCGHQEIVLAGGMESMSNVPYYLSRGETSYGGVKLEDGIVFDGLTDVYNKCHMGNCAENTAKKLNITRQQQDEYAISSYKRSAAAYDKNVFKDELVPVNVPQKKGKPDVIFTADEEYKRVNFEKFGKLNTVFQKENGTVTAGNASTLNDGAAALILMTSDAARKLNLKPLARVVAFQDAATDPIDFPIAPAFAVSPLLQNAGVNKNDIALWEINEAFSVVVVANQKLLDIDPAKVNVHGGAVSLGHPIGMSGARIVAHLVHALKAGEKGVASICNGGGGASSILIEKL